From the genome of Mustela lutreola isolate mMusLut2 chromosome 16, mMusLut2.pri, whole genome shotgun sequence, one region includes:
- the LOC131818230 gene encoding USP6 N-terminal-like protein translates to MNQDLETLMALERAHILANYTQARPVGSPRDAQESADLSLCRLTDHHGFLQEKELPALSPREAKQHRQETRRADKWVKMLGNWDHYGPSEKMRRRLYKGVPPQVRGQVWALLLDIPKVKSTHQGLYEKMKERAQLSCKVIRQIDLDVNRTFRNHIMFRDRYGVRQRALFHVLLAYSVYNPEVGYCQGMSDIVGLLLMFLGEEDAFWALAQLMSLETHAMHGFFAPGFPKLARFQRHHDIIMEKELKGLKKHLDEQGMSAGLYTTKWFLQCFIGRTPIGLTLKLWDAYILDGERVLTAMAYTVLRLHRKHLLKLPLEGLQGFLQDTLAQPWALEDEAVLRHLRASMAHLRRRKCDLPPPAGPEELPKMPLGQEHRSPALTALFLSPTLESLSRADGLASLVPATHTEQPGPLPRQAVIKAEQPLREGRSTQPLAAPLRPGAPGTPVLAQLPQQRCSSLPNLPGHQGGVCRGPVDKALRPQPWAPFPSATARATPVATPQTRPQIVSVSPGVRTPQPRKEDAVGPGTPFLPWGLRSSCPCVCLDRPSRDTCGPVQSPQPQGPAHAWAPLTASWMRNVDSPRPLEKSLGAERLWAASMVPCLLTLDFLEDRTPARRYKSLT, encoded by the exons ATGAACCAGGACCTGGAGACACTGATGGCCTTGGAACGGGCCCACATCCTAGCCAATTACACCCAG GCACGCCCAGTGGGATCTCCAAGGGACGCCCAGGAAAGTGCTGACCTCTCGCTGTGCAGGCTCACGGACCATCACGGCTTCCTGCA GGAGAAGGAGCTGCCCGCCCTCAGCCCCAGAGAGGCCAAG CAACATCGCCAGGAGACCCGCAGGGCCGACAAGTGGGTGAAAATGCTAGGCAACTGGGACCACTACGGGCCCAGCGAGAAG ATGCGTCGGCGCCTTTATAAAGGGGTCCCTCCCCAGGTGAGGGGTCAGGTGTGGGCCCTGCTGCTCGATATTCCAAAGGTCAAGTCCACCCACCAGGGGCTGTATGAG AAAATGAAGGAGCGGGCCCAACTATCCTGCAAAGTCATCAGACAAATCGACCTGGACGTGAACCGGACCTTCCGGAACCACATCATGTTCCGGGACCGCTATGGCGTCAG GCAGCGAGCCCTGTTCCACGTCCTCCTGGCCTATTCGGTCTACAACCCT GAGGTGGGCTACTGTCAGGGGATGAGCGACATTGTGGGACTCCTCCTGATGTTCCTGGGTGAGGAAGACGCCTTCTGGGCCCTTGCCCAGCTGATGAGCTTGGAGACCCACGCCATGCACG GGTTCTTCGCTCCGGGATTCCCAAAGCTGGCCCGTTTCCAGCGGCATCATGACATCATCATGGAGAAGGAGCTCAAAGGCCTGAAGAAACACCTG GACGAGCAAGGGATGAGCGCGGGGCTGTACACCACCAAGTGGTTTCTACAATGTTTCATCGGCCGG ACCCCAATCGGGCTCACCCTGAAGCTCTGGGACGCCTACATCCTGGACGGAGAGCGCGTCCTCACAGCTATGGCCTACACTGTCCTCAGGCTACACCGCA AACACCTCCTGAAGCTGCCCCTGGAAGGGCTGCAGGGCTTCCTTCAAGACACCCTggcccagccctgggccctggaggaTGAGGCCGTCCTCAGACACCTTCGGGCCTCCATGGCCCATCTCCGCCGGAGGAAGTGCGACCTGCCCCCGCCAG CCGGCCCTGAGGAGCTCCCCAAGATGCCTCTGGGCCAGGAGCACAGGTCCCCAGCCCTGACggccctcttcctctctcctacccTGGAGTCGCTTTCCAGAGCAGACGGGCTGGCCTCCCTAGTCCCAGCCACACACACTGAGCAGCCGGGACCCCTTCCACGCCAGGCTGTGATCAAGGCCGAGCAGCCGCTGCGGGAGGGAAGGTCGACGCAGCCCTTGGCTGCACCCCTGCGGCCGGGAGCCCCTGGCACCCCGGTTCTGGCGCAGCTGCCCCAGCAGCGATGCAGTTCCCTCCCCAACCTCCCAGGACACCAGGGGGGGGTGTGTAGGGGGCCTGTGGACAAGGCCTTGAGGCCACAACCGTGGGCCCCTTTTCCTTCAGCCACTGCCAGGGCCACACCTGTGGCCACACCCCAGACCAGGCCCCAAATTGTGTCTGTGTCTCCTGGGGTGAGGACACCCCAGCCCAGGAAGGAGGACGCGGTAGGGCCCGGGACACCCTTCCTGCCCTGGGGCCTCCGCAGCTCCTGCCCCTGTGTGTGCTTGGACCGGCCCAGCCGAGACACCTGCGGGCCAGTGCAGAGCCCGCAGCCCCAGGGCCCTGCTCATGCCTGGGCCCCGCTGACCGCCTCCTGGATGCGCAACGTCGATTCCCCAAGGCCTCTGGAGAAGAGCTTGGGGGCTGAGAGGCTCTGGGCAGCCAGCATGGTGCCCTGCCTCCTCACTCTGGACTTTTTAGAAGATCGCACCCCCGCCAGGAGGTACAAGTCACTGACCTAG